A single Blastococcus colisei DNA region contains:
- a CDS encoding GGDEF domain-containing phosphodiesterase, which translates to MSTTTRLESRTAYLVLAAIALVMAVLRLAAPSAGMTPPLLALASGLTATVVFRHAALLPTRSARPWRALGLAGVFLAVGQAVATVTWVGPERGNWGDVPTLLAVPAVVAACLLLLPPSAGRRIGSRVLLDGAVVLVAVALLGAVILRDVMARTDGAASALITVGYPAVGALLCGVGLVALARVHDARRPAAAWLLVAVLAMTVVAVSGALGRYLGSDTAAVLTQTAWTAMLAAAIRAVDTDPGEPEEVLEPSGSLPLLGFLLSTVSSYAVGGLVLVQLIGGRSASMLEGLGLGALLTLSFVRQLLWARDGARLTGRLQRTEAYFRALVNSAEDVTAVVDAQGTVTWLSGAVRAQLGWAAQDLTGRNLTVLLHPDDRGMVDRASAVLSGARPTGLPATVRLRTQDGGWRDVEVSGAARAGVPGTALRDGLVLHLRDVTERRAGQRELERLAYTDFLTGLPNRARLMAALATARAQAASGEAACLLLLDLDGFKPVNDIAGHEAGDHLLVQVADRLRANVRDGDVVGRLGGDEFALLVRNGMEEATALAERIVADLHTVRPDVGARGYADGVVFDISGSIGVTELNPADEVATTIRRADLALRAAKAAGKNCVRTAGHTIDSAMGRRAQLAADLPTALEEEQFRVVYQPVAGVEDRRILGLEALVRWDHPVLGTVPPDEFIELAEADGLIVPLQQWVLRKATADFAGLLVDDRDLKLGVNVSVRHLQAGCLAPDVAAALADSGVPPHRLMIEVTESIMLDAEDRLQSDLATLRDMGCIISLDDFGRGYSSLAYLARLPVDVLKMDREFIGDIESDPRGAALVAAVIDLGRTLGMDVVAEGVETAGQLHALRDMECRYVQGWLLGRPMAIEDLPAFLEAFDPAILDAQPSDVDTDVHLVGQAG; encoded by the coding sequence ATGAGCACCACCACTCGCCTCGAGTCGCGGACCGCCTACCTGGTGCTCGCGGCGATCGCACTGGTCATGGCCGTGCTGCGTCTCGCCGCGCCCTCGGCCGGCATGACGCCTCCGCTCCTGGCCCTGGCGTCCGGGCTCACGGCGACGGTCGTCTTCCGGCACGCCGCCCTACTGCCCACCCGCTCGGCCCGTCCGTGGCGGGCCCTCGGACTGGCGGGGGTGTTCCTCGCCGTCGGCCAGGCCGTCGCGACGGTCACCTGGGTCGGCCCGGAACGGGGCAACTGGGGCGACGTCCCGACACTGCTGGCCGTTCCGGCCGTCGTCGCCGCCTGCCTCCTGCTCCTGCCGCCCAGCGCCGGACGCCGCATCGGCTCCCGGGTGCTGCTCGACGGTGCCGTCGTGCTCGTGGCCGTGGCCCTGCTCGGGGCGGTGATCCTGCGCGACGTCATGGCGCGGACCGACGGTGCCGCGTCGGCGCTCATCACGGTCGGCTACCCGGCAGTGGGGGCGCTGCTGTGCGGGGTCGGGCTCGTCGCGCTGGCCCGTGTGCACGACGCGCGCCGGCCGGCGGCCGCCTGGCTGCTGGTCGCAGTCCTCGCCATGACCGTCGTGGCGGTGTCCGGCGCTCTCGGCCGGTACCTGGGCAGCGACACCGCCGCGGTGCTCACCCAGACGGCGTGGACGGCGATGCTCGCCGCGGCCATCCGTGCCGTCGACACCGACCCCGGGGAGCCCGAGGAGGTGCTCGAGCCGTCCGGCAGCCTGCCGCTGCTCGGCTTCCTCCTGAGCACGGTGTCGTCCTATGCCGTCGGCGGCCTCGTGCTGGTCCAGCTGATCGGCGGCCGATCGGCGTCCATGCTGGAGGGTCTGGGGCTCGGCGCACTGCTGACCCTGAGCTTCGTCCGTCAGCTGCTGTGGGCGCGGGACGGCGCCCGGCTCACGGGGCGACTGCAGCGGACCGAGGCCTACTTCCGCGCCCTGGTCAACAGTGCCGAGGACGTGACCGCCGTCGTGGACGCGCAGGGGACCGTCACCTGGCTGTCCGGAGCGGTCCGGGCCCAGCTGGGGTGGGCCGCCCAGGACCTCACCGGGCGCAACCTCACCGTGCTGCTCCACCCCGACGACCGGGGGATGGTCGACCGGGCCTCCGCGGTGCTCTCCGGAGCTCGGCCCACCGGCCTCCCGGCGACGGTCCGGCTGCGCACGCAGGACGGGGGATGGCGCGACGTGGAGGTCTCCGGCGCCGCGCGCGCCGGGGTGCCGGGCACTGCGCTGCGGGACGGTCTCGTGCTGCACCTGCGGGACGTCACCGAGCGACGCGCCGGCCAGCGCGAGCTGGAGCGGCTGGCCTACACCGACTTCCTGACCGGGCTCCCGAACCGGGCGCGGCTGATGGCCGCCCTGGCCACGGCCAGGGCGCAGGCGGCGAGCGGGGAGGCGGCCTGCCTCCTGCTGCTGGACCTCGACGGCTTCAAGCCGGTGAACGACATCGCCGGGCACGAGGCGGGCGACCACCTGCTGGTCCAGGTCGCCGACCGGCTCCGGGCCAACGTCCGCGACGGCGACGTGGTCGGCCGGCTGGGTGGCGACGAGTTCGCCCTCCTCGTGCGGAACGGGATGGAAGAGGCGACGGCGCTCGCCGAGCGCATCGTCGCCGACCTGCACACGGTCCGGCCGGACGTCGGTGCCAGGGGGTACGCCGACGGCGTCGTCTTCGACATCTCCGGGAGCATCGGGGTCACCGAACTGAACCCCGCCGACGAGGTGGCCACGACCATCCGGCGTGCCGATCTCGCCCTGCGCGCGGCCAAGGCAGCGGGCAAGAACTGCGTCCGCACGGCAGGTCACACCATCGACAGCGCCATGGGGCGCCGGGCGCAGCTCGCAGCCGACCTGCCGACGGCGCTCGAGGAGGAGCAGTTCCGGGTCGTCTACCAGCCGGTGGCCGGCGTCGAGGATCGCCGGATCCTGGGCCTGGAGGCCCTCGTCCGGTGGGACCACCCGGTGCTCGGGACCGTGCCCCCGGACGAGTTCATCGAGCTCGCCGAGGCCGACGGCCTGATCGTGCCGCTGCAGCAGTGGGTCCTGCGGAAGGCGACGGCTGACTTCGCCGGCCTGCTGGTCGACGACCGGGACCTCAAGCTCGGGGTGAACGTGTCCGTGCGGCACCTGCAGGCCGGGTGCCTCGCCCCGGACGTAGCGGCGGCTCTCGCGGACTCGGGTGTGCCACCGCACCGGCTGATGATCGAGGTCACCGAATCGATCATGCTCGACGCGGAGGACCGCCTGCAGAGCGATCTGGCCACGCTCCGGGACATGGGTTGCATCATCTCGCTGGACGACTTCGGCCGCGGCTACTCCTCGCTGGCCTACCTCGCCCGTCTCCCGGTCGACGTCCTCAAGATGGACCGCGAGTTCATCGGCGACATCGAATCGGACCCGCGTGGGGCGGCGCTCGTGGCAGCCGTCATCGACCTCGGGCGCACGCTGGGCATGGACGTCGTCGCGGAGGGGGTCGAGACCGCCGGTCAGCTGCACGCCCTGCGGGACATGGAGTGCCGCTACGTCCAGGGCTGGCTGCTGGGCCGGCCGATGGCGATCGAGGACCTGCCGGCGTTCCTGGAGGCCTTCGATCCTGCGATCCTCGACGCGCAGCCGTCGGATGTGGACACAGACGTCCACCTGGTGGGACAGGCTGGTTGA
- a CDS encoding putative bifunctional diguanylate cyclase/phosphodiesterase, giving the protein MDSRRWWLLAAAVPVALGCALAAARPALHTAGEIAVAAAGLLASAVLWSTAARTARPRAWRLFAVAPLLPVAGALVAALADPLDPVQLAVFRWVPTVPGYLIAIVAILSLVDCRGLRVRPRVAVEVALFLFASLVMVSLLVAGPADHRSALGVDEGAVLAAAVLTTSATMAAALTALSVVEPSRRTMAVVLLAGTALLTAGRGLGTSAMLSGSPVQLGAARFPVAAGLLLLALAVLLDARPVVATSRPQGRRSLDLGQVLPHLALLAAVVTVGGVALTGVRPTPGMIAGLVFCVALAAVHRWLTAREEHRLTARLRRSEAHFRSVVQAGGDAVVMVDDVLTIRWASPALDRSLGDAASALVGRSLLTSVHPDDLPALTAALPDVAGRLRPPPTGSGLLTLRLQDAAGEWRYLEASLSDLRDDPDVGAVVLHCRDMTERHAREQALQAIAYTDPMTGLPNRAGVLRSLQAAPTDPVGVPTTLLMIELDGLTAVRENAGRETVTAAVAEVGRRLRAAVRGEDIVARMGGGAFAVLAHGDDADVDRLAGRCLSVVEQPIRTSAGLVELTSGIGIAAIDRDSSVEAVLERVDLAVRAAHDVGPGSARRYDDSLGDAAARRARLRHDLQGARARGELYLLFQPIVSLGERRITGVEADLRWRHGTLGEIPAAEFLPLAERAGLIGELVRWSLEEAATAASRMPSVGAPLRIGTKVPSRYLAGGTLVGDVESALRVSGLAPERLVLEISPGAVMADDDRLKLDVSSLRLMGVHVALHGFGSGSSALANLTRLPIDIVKLDRSLITRIDRDPQSRALCESVVGIGRALGLDVVAEGVETPAQLATLSSFGCGFAQGFVIARPMPLSGITELLADGDEVVLPGLVGAR; this is encoded by the coding sequence GTGGACTCCCGTCGATGGTGGCTGCTCGCCGCCGCGGTGCCGGTCGCGCTCGGGTGTGCCCTGGCCGCGGCGCGACCTGCGCTGCACACCGCCGGAGAGATCGCGGTCGCGGCCGCCGGCCTGCTCGCCTCGGCGGTGCTGTGGTCCACGGCTGCACGTACCGCCCGCCCGCGCGCCTGGCGGTTGTTCGCCGTGGCCCCGCTGCTCCCGGTCGCGGGAGCGCTGGTCGCCGCGCTCGCCGATCCCCTCGACCCCGTCCAGCTGGCGGTGTTCCGCTGGGTGCCGACGGTGCCGGGCTACCTGATCGCCATCGTCGCGATCCTGAGCCTCGTCGACTGCCGCGGGCTGCGCGTCCGGCCCCGGGTCGCCGTCGAGGTGGCCCTGTTCCTCTTCGCGTCGCTGGTCATGGTCAGCCTGCTCGTCGCGGGCCCCGCCGATCACCGGTCGGCGCTCGGCGTGGACGAGGGGGCGGTCCTGGCCGCCGCCGTGCTCACCACCTCGGCCACGATGGCGGCGGCACTCACCGCGTTGAGCGTCGTGGAGCCCAGTCGCCGGACGATGGCCGTCGTCCTCCTGGCCGGCACCGCGCTGCTCACCGCCGGCCGCGGCCTCGGTACGTCGGCGATGCTCTCCGGGTCGCCGGTGCAGCTGGGCGCCGCCCGGTTCCCGGTGGCCGCGGGCCTGCTCCTCCTCGCCCTGGCCGTGCTCCTGGACGCCCGGCCGGTCGTGGCGACCTCCCGCCCACAGGGACGGCGCTCGCTCGACCTGGGACAGGTCCTGCCCCACCTCGCGCTGCTGGCGGCGGTCGTCACGGTCGGCGGCGTCGCGCTGACCGGCGTGCGGCCGACGCCCGGGATGATCGCCGGTCTGGTGTTCTGCGTCGCCCTGGCCGCCGTGCACCGGTGGCTGACCGCGCGCGAGGAGCACCGGCTCACCGCCCGCCTCCGGCGCAGCGAGGCCCACTTCCGCTCGGTGGTGCAGGCCGGCGGTGACGCCGTCGTCATGGTGGACGACGTCCTCACGATCCGCTGGGCGTCGCCGGCTCTCGACCGTTCCCTGGGGGACGCCGCGTCCGCGCTGGTGGGACGGTCGCTGCTGACGTCCGTCCACCCCGACGACCTGCCCGCCCTGACCGCGGCGCTGCCCGACGTCGCCGGGAGGCTCCGCCCGCCGCCGACGGGGAGCGGCCTGCTCACGCTCCGGCTGCAGGACGCGGCGGGGGAATGGCGGTACCTGGAGGCAAGCCTCTCCGACCTGCGGGACGACCCGGACGTCGGTGCCGTGGTGCTGCACTGCCGCGACATGACCGAGCGGCATGCCCGCGAGCAGGCGCTGCAGGCCATCGCCTACACCGATCCGATGACGGGCCTGCCCAACCGAGCGGGTGTCCTCCGGTCGCTGCAGGCGGCGCCGACCGATCCGGTGGGTGTGCCCACCACGCTGCTGATGATCGAGCTGGACGGCCTGACCGCCGTCCGGGAGAACGCCGGCCGCGAGACCGTGACCGCAGCCGTGGCGGAGGTGGGCCGCCGCTTGCGCGCCGCCGTGCGCGGCGAGGACATCGTCGCCCGCATGGGCGGCGGGGCGTTCGCCGTCCTCGCGCACGGGGACGACGCGGACGTCGACCGGCTGGCCGGTCGCTGCCTGTCGGTCGTCGAGCAGCCGATCCGGACCTCCGCCGGGCTCGTCGAGCTGACGTCCGGGATCGGCATCGCGGCGATCGATCGCGACTCGAGTGTGGAGGCCGTCCTGGAGCGGGTCGATCTCGCCGTCCGGGCCGCCCACGACGTCGGTCCGGGCTCCGCCCGGCGCTACGACGACTCGCTGGGCGACGCCGCCGCGCGTCGCGCCCGGCTGCGCCACGACCTGCAGGGCGCTCGCGCCCGGGGCGAGCTGTACCTGCTCTTCCAGCCCATCGTCTCGCTGGGGGAGCGCCGGATCACCGGCGTCGAGGCCGACCTGCGGTGGCGGCACGGAACCCTCGGCGAGATCCCGGCCGCCGAGTTCCTCCCGCTGGCCGAACGCGCCGGTCTCATCGGTGAGCTGGTGCGCTGGAGCCTGGAGGAGGCGGCCACCGCGGCCAGCCGCATGCCCTCGGTGGGTGCCCCGCTGCGCATCGGCACGAAGGTGCCGAGCCGCTACCTGGCCGGCGGCACGCTGGTCGGCGACGTCGAGTCCGCCCTGCGGGTCTCGGGCCTCGCACCGGAGCGCCTGGTCCTGGAGATCAGTCCCGGGGCGGTGATGGCCGACGACGACCGGCTGAAGCTGGACGTCTCCAGCCTCCGGCTCATGGGCGTGCACGTCGCGCTCCACGGCTTCGGCAGCGGCTCCTCGGCGCTGGCCAACCTGACCCGGCTCCCCATCGACATCGTCAAGCTCGACCGGTCCCTGATCACCCGCATCGACCGTGACCCGCAGAGTCGGGCGCTGTGCGAGTCCGTCGTCGGCATCGGCCGGGCGCTGGGCCTCGACGTCGTCGCCGAAGGTGTCGAGACCCCGGCGCAACTCGCCACGCTCAGCAGCTTCGGATGTGGCTTCGCCCAGGGCTTCGTGATCGCCCGTCCGATGCCGCTGTCCGGGATCACCGAGCTGCTCGCCGACGGCGACGAGGTGGTCCTGCCCGGACTCGTCGGCGCCCGATGA